Genomic window (Chryseobacterium bernardetii):
AATCCGTTGGCAGATGCATCCGGTAATTTATAAAGTGTTCAATGCTAATGGAGCAGGTGACTACAGCAATGGAATTTCACCAAAGGTCCCGGTTAATGAATTTACAATATTACCGTTATTGCCTTTAGGCCATCCCGATGAAACCTTGATTTCCTCTGTATTGAATGGAACCTATTTTAAATCTGGAAATCAGAAAATATCTGCAGAAGGAGTGAAGATCTTATATCAGAGCGATGTTCCTCCTATAGCTGTCGGGAAAGATTTGTAGAATATGTATTGACTATTAATATTTAAAAAATTACAGCCATGCAGGGAATAGAACCAAAACTTCATACCAGCCTTACCAGCCGTATAGAATATTACCGTATGCTGATAGAAGCAGCAGATAAGTCTGAAGCCTGTTCTGATGTCATTACACAGATTGCTGAGTTAGGACATTTGTATGAAGAATATCTGAAGAATAAAAAGAACCTTGAAGAAAGTATAAAGAACTACAGGGCATATCATAACGATCTGAGAAAAAAACTGACGGTAAGACTCCGTGAAATCAAGAGAAAAGCAAGACAGAAATAATATGTTCAAAAGACGATTAGCTATCACAATTGTCTGAACCGGAAGATCTTTATCTGATGTTTAGAGCAGCTTTCTTACCTTATTTTATTCTAAAATTTCTACATTTATAACGTCAAGTTGAAAGAGGATGCTTTTATGAATGGTAATGTGACTGCACTTTCAGGTTATTTAGATTTATTCTGGCAGTTTTCCTGGCCGCAATGGATTGCTTTCAGCCTGATAAGTAATGTATTTTTGTATTTATTTTCAATAGGGCTGTATCTTTTCATAGATAAGACCTGCCGTAAAAGTCCATTACAGGAAAAAGATCATCCTGTTTCGGCAACAGATTTATCTCTGAGCCTTTTTACCGTGGTTTGTAACAGTCTTGTTATGCTGATAGGTGCTTTTTTATGGAAGAGCGGCTGGATTGAGTTGGGAAATACCCGGTCAGCAGTAAGGATAAGTCTGGAAATTGCCGCATTGCTTATTCTCATGGACCTTTTCATGTATTTCTTCCATTATGCTGCCCATTTACCTTTTGTATATAAACTGATCCACAGAAAGCATCATGAACATGTAAGTACCAACTATCTGAGCCTTTTTGTCCTTCATCCTTTTGAAACCATAGGCTTTGGGCTGATGAT
Coding sequences:
- a CDS encoding sterol desaturase family protein, whose product is MKEDAFMNGNVTALSGYLDLFWQFSWPQWIAFSLISNVFLYLFSIGLYLFIDKTCRKSPLQEKDHPVSATDLSLSLFTVVCNSLVMLIGAFLWKSGWIELGNTRSAVRISLEIAALLILMDLFMYFFHYAAHLPFVYKLIHRKHHEHVSTNYLSLFVLHPFETIGFGLMMLTLLLCYDFSAISISIYLFINLVWGTIGHLNREFFPASFDRFLVGTTRFHNQHHLDETKNFGFYTSIWDRLFGTYK